The Micromonospora krabiensis genome window below encodes:
- a CDS encoding enoyl-CoA hydratase/isomerase family protein: MSEFVRLETKDGIGTIRLERPPMNALNTQVQEELRAAASAATADPEVRAVIVYGGEKVFAAGADIKEMADMSYVDMAERAADLSGALGAIARIPKPVVAAITGYALGGGCELALACDWRVVAEDAKLGQPEIKLGIIPGAGGTQRLARLVGPARAKDLIMSGRMVDAQEALRIGLADRIAPAAEVYATAVELVRPYLTGPSQALRAAKLAIDGGLEMDLTSGLAWESQLFAALFATDDRREGMAAFVEKRKPDFTGR, encoded by the coding sequence GTGAGCGAGTTCGTGCGGCTGGAGACCAAGGACGGCATCGGCACCATCCGGCTGGAGCGGCCACCGATGAACGCCCTCAACACCCAGGTGCAGGAGGAGCTGCGCGCCGCCGCGTCGGCCGCCACCGCCGACCCCGAGGTCCGCGCCGTGATCGTGTACGGCGGCGAGAAGGTCTTCGCCGCGGGAGCGGACATCAAGGAGATGGCCGACATGTCCTACGTGGACATGGCCGAGCGGGCCGCCGACCTGTCCGGCGCGCTCGGCGCGATCGCGCGGATCCCCAAGCCGGTGGTCGCCGCGATCACGGGGTACGCCCTCGGCGGCGGTTGTGAACTGGCCCTGGCCTGCGACTGGCGGGTGGTGGCCGAGGACGCGAAGCTCGGCCAACCGGAGATCAAGCTGGGCATCATCCCCGGCGCCGGCGGCACCCAGCGGCTCGCCCGGCTCGTCGGCCCGGCCCGAGCGAAGGACCTCATCATGTCCGGCCGCATGGTCGACGCCCAGGAAGCGCTGCGCATCGGGCTGGCCGACCGGATCGCCCCGGCCGCCGAGGTGTACGCGACCGCGGTCGAGCTCGTCCGCCCGTATCTCACGGGTCCGAGTCAGGCGCTGCGCGCGGCGAAGCTGGCGATCGACGGCGGCCTGGAGATGGACCTGACCTCCGGCCTGGCGTGGGAGAGTCAACTCTTCGCGGCGCTGTTCGCCACCGACGACCGGCGCGAGGGCATGGCCGCCTTCGTCGAGAAGCGCAAGCCGGACTTCACCGGCCGCTGA
- a CDS encoding DUF6232 family protein, producing MITYYDDRSVRVTSTAVRVDGRTFPLAEITMVWHRRGSRSWRVLAGRGAIGAAMAGPLVAAALGLALAIRLGRSPTVTIAIVGASVLVGLAVGPVADFLFEHLDRSYARGSRQLELWARWRGQPVRLLSTRDALRFGQIYRAVQRAVEQGQPTAAARTPARGRRG from the coding sequence ATGATCACGTACTACGACGACAGATCGGTGCGGGTCACGAGCACCGCCGTCCGCGTCGACGGCCGCACCTTCCCGCTCGCCGAGATCACCATGGTGTGGCACCGGCGGGGCAGCCGGTCCTGGCGGGTGCTCGCCGGCCGCGGCGCGATCGGCGCCGCCATGGCCGGCCCGCTGGTGGCGGCCGCCCTGGGGCTCGCGCTGGCCATCCGACTGGGCCGCTCACCCACCGTCACGATCGCGATCGTCGGGGCGTCGGTGCTGGTCGGGCTCGCCGTCGGCCCGGTCGCCGACTTCCTCTTCGAGCACCTGGACCGCTCGTACGCGCGGGGCAGCCGGCAACTGGAGCTGTGGGCGCGCTGGCGCGGGCAGCCGGTCCGGTTGCTGAGCACCCGTGACGCCCTCCGGTTCGGCCAGATCTACCGCGCGGTGCAGCGGGCCGTCGAGCAGGGGCAGCCGACGGCCGCCGCCCGCACGCCGGCGCGCGGGCGGCGAGGCTAG
- a CDS encoding RNA-guided endonuclease InsQ/TnpB family protein, translating into MLAGWCGSGKLSYGWCGVWVVPRRRDSAAPRVVYRTARVGLRVTGGQRRRCFGLLRSAGDVWACVLEVNAWRRRRGDAPLAGYQELCRELAASGPGTFGELDSTGARSVLRRFSDAWFAAAKRRQTGDVSAGFPRRRRGLVPVRWYHGTFTVVGRRVRIPAARGSAPLWVRLVRDLPYPVEQVRSITLLCEGNRLFLDVTAEVPVTVYPPGEEPDAGRVAGVDLGIIHPYAVAGPDGAGLLVSGRAVRAEHRMHLADTKARRRAVARRAPKPGQRGSRRWRRYRRRARVVEGRHRRRVRQAQHEAARTVISWAQQQRVGVLHVGDPRSVLDIPAGRRHNLRLRQWQIGRLIQVLTDKATLAGITVHMVDERGTSSTCPACHRRIPKPRGRTLTCPHCTFTGHRDLVAAAMIATRRPGGGPTTPTTAVAVLPGVITHRRAGRHLPGAGQSRRDPRRPPAAARGSVGPRRPAPPPGEESLALHGEDPQHHRKPGER; encoded by the coding sequence ATGTTGGCCGGTTGGTGTGGGTCGGGGAAGTTGTCGTACGGGTGGTGTGGGGTGTGGGTTGTGCCTCGCCGTCGGGATTCTGCTGCGCCGCGGGTCGTGTATCGGACGGCTCGGGTGGGGTTGCGGGTGACGGGGGGTCAGCGGCGGCGGTGTTTCGGGTTGCTGCGGTCGGCTGGTGATGTGTGGGCGTGTGTGTTGGAGGTCAACGCGTGGCGGCGTCGCCGCGGTGATGCGCCGTTGGCTGGCTATCAGGAGTTGTGTCGGGAGTTGGCCGCGTCGGGGCCGGGCACGTTCGGCGAGTTGGACAGCACGGGTGCCCGGTCGGTGTTGCGCCGGTTCTCCGATGCCTGGTTCGCCGCGGCGAAGCGCCGTCAGACCGGTGACGTGTCGGCGGGGTTTCCGCGTCGTCGGCGTGGGTTGGTGCCGGTGCGTTGGTATCACGGCACGTTCACCGTTGTCGGGCGGCGGGTGCGGATCCCGGCCGCGCGTGGCAGTGCCCCGTTGTGGGTGCGGCTGGTCCGGGATCTGCCGTACCCAGTGGAGCAGGTCCGCTCGATCACCCTGCTGTGTGAGGGTAACCGCCTGTTCCTCGATGTCACCGCCGAAGTTCCCGTAACTGTCTACCCGCCCGGTGAAGAGCCGGACGCCGGACGTGTCGCCGGGGTGGACCTCGGAATCATTCACCCCTACGCGGTGGCGGGGCCGGACGGGGCGGGGTTGTTGGTGTCCGGGCGGGCGGTCCGTGCTGAGCATCGGATGCACCTGGCTGACACCAAGGCCCGCCGTCGGGCGGTGGCCCGCCGGGCGCCGAAGCCGGGTCAGCGGGGGTCACGGCGGTGGCGCCGCTATCGCCGCCGCGCCCGGGTGGTGGAGGGCCGGCATCGGCGGCGCGTCCGCCAGGCCCAGCACGAGGCGGCCCGCACCGTCATATCGTGGGCCCAACAGCAGCGGGTGGGGGTGCTGCACGTCGGCGACCCCCGTAGCGTGCTCGACATCCCGGCCGGGCGGCGGCACAACCTGCGGCTGCGGCAGTGGCAGATCGGCCGGCTCATCCAGGTCCTCACCGACAAGGCCACCCTCGCCGGCATCACCGTGCACATGGTCGACGAACGCGGCACCTCCTCCACCTGCCCCGCCTGCCACCGGCGGATACCCAAACCCCGCGGGCGCACCCTGACCTGCCCGCACTGCACCTTCACCGGGCACCGTGACCTCGTCGCGGCGGCCATGATCGCCACCCGCAGACCGGGCGGCGGACCCACCACCCCCACCACAGCTGTGGCTGTGCTGCCCGGGGTGATCACGCACCGTCGAGCCGGCCGGCACCTCCCCGGCGCCGGCCAGTCCCGACGTGACCCCCGCCGCCCACCCGCGGCGGCGCGAGGATCAGTTGGCCCGCGGAGGCCCGCCCCACCCCCCGGTGAGGAGTCGCTCGCCCTACACGGCGAGGATCCACAACACCACCGCAAACCCGGTGAACGTTAG
- a CDS encoding DUF6232 family protein gives MVVYYRDDAVQVTSESIRVGGQVVSLPEVTYVWHSRGPKTLAVRGRVLGRGVLVLLLSLPPLVALVCVVALVWSAQDRGEWVLALIILAGFAVGALALTPFLEVPLGWLDRSYERGNQVHELWVQHHGREELLLRTPDALRFGQIYRAVQRAVEQHTDRR, from the coding sequence ATGGTGGTCTATTACCGGGACGACGCGGTGCAGGTGACCTCCGAGTCGATCCGGGTGGGTGGGCAGGTGGTGTCGCTGCCCGAGGTGACGTACGTCTGGCACAGCCGTGGGCCGAAGACGCTCGCCGTGCGGGGTCGCGTGCTGGGCCGGGGCGTGCTGGTCCTGCTGCTGTCGCTGCCGCCGCTGGTGGCACTGGTCTGCGTGGTCGCGCTGGTCTGGTCGGCCCAGGACCGCGGCGAGTGGGTGCTCGCGCTGATCATCCTGGCGGGTTTCGCGGTGGGCGCGCTGGCCCTCACCCCGTTCCTGGAGGTGCCGCTCGGCTGGCTGGACCGTTCGTACGAGCGCGGCAACCAGGTCCACGAACTCTGGGTGCAGCACCACGGCCGGGAGGAGCTGCTGTTGCGGACGCCGGACGCGCTGCGGTTCGGCCAGATCTACCGAGCGGTGCAGCGCGCCGTCGAGCAGCACACGGACCGCCGCTGA
- a CDS encoding nuclear transport factor 2 family protein yields MTEEERNSEVVRRYLRTFVTKDLVELREVVAEDVRIHGSGTAVQGRHFVEQAVGSPGLTVLDQEIHELFAAGDRVTVAMAQTYRRDATGATAVQSACKMYRLARGRIVQFWGEQDLYGLLRGLGMLPDEPIRF; encoded by the coding sequence ATGACGGAGGAGGAGCGCAACAGCGAGGTGGTCCGGCGGTACCTGCGGACGTTCGTGACGAAGGACCTGGTCGAGCTGCGCGAGGTGGTCGCGGAGGACGTACGCATTCATGGGTCGGGCACGGCCGTGCAGGGCCGGCACTTCGTCGAGCAGGCGGTTGGGTCACCCGGGCTCACGGTGCTCGACCAGGAGATCCACGAACTCTTCGCCGCCGGTGACCGGGTGACCGTCGCGATGGCGCAGACGTACCGGCGGGACGCGACCGGAGCGACCGCGGTGCAGAGCGCCTGCAAGATGTACCGGCTGGCGCGGGGCCGCATCGTGCAGTTCTGGGGCGAGCAGGACCTCTACGGGTTGCTGCGCGGCCTCGGCATGCTGCCGGACGAACCAATCCGCTTCTAG
- a CDS encoding ABC transporter ATP-binding protein, producing the protein MTGDVISGAAGATPAGAPVDPDLVVSLDGVGVRRSGNALLHDVTWRVELDERWVVLGPNGAGKTTLLNLAAGRLHPTTGTAHVLGERIGRTDVNELRTRIGLSTAALAERVPAEERVSDVVVTAAWSVVGRWRESYDRSDEARAHALLGQLGIGGLAERRYGTLSEGERKRVQIARALMTDPELLLLDEPAAGLDLGGREDLVARLADLAYDPDAPALVVVTHHVEEIPPGFTHALLLREGGVVAQGLLGDTLTGDNLSKTFGLPLVVERSGERFTARAA; encoded by the coding sequence GTGACTGGTGACGTGATCTCCGGCGCCGCCGGCGCCACCCCTGCCGGAGCACCCGTGGACCCTGATCTGGTCGTCAGCCTCGACGGCGTCGGCGTACGCCGGTCCGGCAACGCGCTGCTGCACGACGTGACCTGGCGCGTCGAGCTGGACGAGCGGTGGGTCGTGCTCGGGCCCAACGGCGCCGGCAAGACCACCCTGCTCAACCTGGCCGCCGGGCGGCTGCACCCGACGACCGGCACCGCGCACGTGCTCGGCGAGCGGATCGGCCGCACCGACGTCAACGAGTTGCGTACCCGCATCGGGCTGTCCACCGCGGCGCTCGCCGAGCGGGTGCCCGCCGAGGAGCGGGTCAGCGACGTGGTCGTCACCGCCGCGTGGTCCGTCGTCGGCCGCTGGCGGGAGAGCTACGACCGCAGCGACGAGGCGCGGGCCCACGCGCTGCTGGGGCAGCTCGGCATCGGCGGGCTCGCCGAGCGCCGCTACGGCACCCTCTCCGAGGGCGAGCGCAAGCGGGTGCAGATCGCCCGCGCCCTGATGACCGACCCGGAGCTGCTGCTGCTCGACGAGCCGGCCGCCGGGCTCGACCTGGGTGGCCGCGAGGACCTGGTCGCGCGGCTCGCCGACCTGGCGTACGACCCGGACGCCCCGGCCCTGGTGGTGGTCACCCACCACGTCGAGGAGATTCCGCCGGGCTTCACCCACGCGCTGCTGCTGCGCGAGGGCGGTGTGGTCGCGCAGGGGCTGCTGGGTGACACCCTGACCGGGGACAACCTCTCCAAGACCTTCGGGTTGCCGCTGGTGGTCGAGCGCTCCGGCGAGCGGTTCACCGCCCGCGCCGCCTGA
- a CDS encoding ribokinase — protein sequence MPQTRVAVVGSANMDLVAMAPDLPRPGETMLGTDFVMVPGGKGANQAVAAARAGAASTFLGAIGSDAFGVTLKARIGAAGVDTAHLRVVYGTSGVALVMVNAAGENAILVTPGANDALTGLTEEELDSVRRADVLVAQLEIPVETVTQAAVAARAAGTRVVLNAAPARQLPDELLAAVDLLVVNEREAQALTGHGRERPEALLDLTPRAVLTLGGEGAWYGDRDGTAVHVPAVRVEVVDSTAAGDAFTAALAVGWGEGRDVVDAVRWAAAAGAACVRRLGASVALPQRAEIDQLYAPA from the coding sequence GTGCCGCAGACCCGGGTTGCCGTCGTGGGCAGCGCCAACATGGACCTGGTGGCGATGGCGCCCGACCTGCCCCGGCCGGGCGAGACCATGCTCGGCACCGACTTCGTGATGGTGCCCGGCGGCAAGGGCGCCAACCAGGCCGTCGCCGCCGCCCGAGCCGGTGCCGCCAGCACCTTCCTCGGCGCCATCGGCTCGGACGCGTTCGGGGTCACGTTGAAGGCCCGGATCGGCGCCGCCGGTGTCGACACCGCGCACCTGCGGGTCGTCTATGGCACCTCCGGTGTGGCCCTCGTGATGGTCAACGCCGCGGGGGAGAACGCGATCCTCGTGACTCCGGGCGCCAACGACGCGCTGACCGGTCTCACCGAGGAGGAGCTGGACAGCGTACGGCGAGCGGACGTCCTGGTCGCCCAGCTGGAGATCCCGGTCGAGACGGTGACCCAGGCGGCGGTGGCCGCCCGGGCCGCCGGCACCCGGGTCGTGCTGAACGCCGCGCCGGCCCGGCAGCTGCCCGACGAGCTGCTCGCGGCCGTGGACCTGCTCGTCGTCAACGAGCGCGAGGCGCAGGCGCTCACCGGGCACGGGCGGGAGCGGCCGGAGGCGCTGCTCGACCTGACCCCCCGGGCCGTGCTCACCCTCGGCGGCGAGGGTGCCTGGTACGGCGACCGGGACGGCACGGCCGTGCACGTGCCCGCCGTGAGGGTGGAGGTGGTCGACTCGACCGCCGCCGGTGACGCGTTCACCGCCGCGCTGGCCGTCGGCTGGGGCGAGGGGCGGGACGTGGTGGACGCCGTCCGCTGGGCGGCGGCGGCCGGTGCCGCCTGCGTCCGGCGGCTCGGTGCCTCGGTGGCGCTGCCGCAGCGGGCCGAGATCGACCAGCTGTACGCGCCGGCCTGA